The following are encoded together in the Bos taurus isolate L1 Dominette 01449 registration number 42190680 breed Hereford chromosome 10, ARS-UCD2.0, whole genome shotgun sequence genome:
- the METTL17 gene encoding ribosome assembly protein METTL17, mitochondrial precursor (The RefSeq protein has 1 substitution compared to this genomic sequence): MATGRGSRYLLTIGRWRRSFGIAPQFRALAALVPGVSHVDNKSDFLGKRPHRRHPGILQLSCVRLPQALAEAGQLLLLGSAMPNMEKQVQALTNYLWSRHLPVEPEELQRRAVLLEKKILENADSCQTEKHHEEILHALRRTTYHWQELSYSEGLSLVYMAARLDGGFAAVSRAFHEIQARLPEFQPQTLMDFGSGTGSVTWAAHSTWGQSLREYMCVDSSAAMLELAEKLLKGGSGSGMPCVPGVFFRQFLPVSPKVQFDVVVAAFSLSELPSKADRTDVVQTLWRKTGHFLVLIENGTKAGHSLLMDARDLVLNGKEKSPLDPRPGFVFAPCPHELPCPQLTASKPLACSFSQAYYPIPFSWNKKPKEEKFSLVILARGSPEKANRWPRITQPVLKRPRHVHCHLCCPDGHMQHAVITARRHGRDLYRCARVSSWGDLLPVITPLELPPSAQDAQDAPES, translated from the exons gCGCTTGCTGCCCTCGTGCCCGGCGTATCCCACGTGGATAACAAGTCCGATTTCCTGGGGAAGAGGCCCCATCGCCGGCACCCTGGAATCCTGCAGCTGTCATGCGTGCGGCTGCCGCAAGCATTGGCCGAAGCCGCGCAGTTACTGCTGCTAG GGAGCGCGATGCCCAATATGGAGAAGCAGGTGCAAGCCCTAACCAATTATCTCTGGAGCCGGCATTTACCTGTAGAGCCAGAGGAGCTACAAAGACGGGCAGTTCTTCTTGAGAAAAAAATCCTGGAAAACGCAG ACtcatgtcagacagagaaacatcATGAAGAAATCCTGCATGCCTTGCGCAGAACTACCTATCATTGGCAAGAACTGAG CTACAGTGAGGGACTGAGCCTGGTGTATATGGCAGCAAGATTGGATGGTGGCTTTGCAGCAGTCTCCAGAGCTTTCCATGAG ATCCAAGCTCGCCTTCCAGAGTTCCAGCCACAAACCTTGATGGACTTTGGCTCAGGTACTGGCTCTGTCACCTG GGCTGCTCATAGTACTTGGGGCCAGAGCCTACGGGAGTATATGTGTGTGGACAGCTCAGCTGCCATGTTGGAATTGGCAGAAAAGCTGCTGAAAG GTGGTTCAGGATCTGGGATGCCTTGTGTTCCGGGTGTCTTTTTCAGACAGTTTCTACCTGTATCACCCAAG GTACAATTCGATGTGGTGGTAGCAGCCTTTTCTCTCAGTGAGCTGCCCAGCAAGGCCGACCGCACTGACGTAGTCCAGACCTTGTGGCGCAAGACAGGTCATTTTCTG GTATTGATAGAGAATGGAACAAAAGCTGGGCACTCCCTTCTCATGGACGCCAGGGACCTGGTCCTTAAT GGAAAAGAAAAGTCACCTTTGGATCCTCGACCTGGTTTTGTCTTTGCCCCA TGTCCCCATGAACTTCCGTGTCCCCAGTTGACAGCCTCTAAGCCCCTGGCCTGTAGCTTTTCCCAGGCCTACTATCCCATCCCCTTCAGCTGG AACAAGAAGCCGAAGGAAGAAAAGTTCTCCTTGGTAATCCTTGCCCGAGGATCTCCAGAGAAGGCTAATCGCTGGCCCCGAATCACTCAGCCTGTTCTTAAACGGCCACGCCATGTgcattgccacctgtgctgtccAGATGGGCATATGCAGCATGCTGTGATCACAGCCCGCAGACATGGCAG GGATTTGTATCGCTGTGCCCGGGTCAGTTCCTGGGGAGATCTTTTACCTGTGATCACACCATTGGAACTTCCTCCATCTGCTCAAGATGCCCAAGATGCCCCTGAGAGTTGA